The following are encoded together in the Candidatus Methylomirabilis oxygeniifera genome:
- a CDS encoding protein of unknown function (Evidence 5 : No homology to any previously reported sequences), translating into MSLQPDTRATAKAISEIADLIPHYTDLYRDQAAITAIAAQWYTLGFRADSDLPHWLGEGWLNPDLASAAAAGLTPDQAVTAAEHALAADYLDWWERDDNPYAACIAGETGEAWDLYIDDTYPSLTDHTRYSFCDRTAFAVKAACSGLLIVNFAVYASRRRYTLVT; encoded by the coding sequence ATGAGCCTGCAGCCTGATACCCGTGCTACCGCGAAAGCAATCTCGGAGATCGCCGATCTGATTCCCCACTACACCGACCTCTACCGCGACCAGGCCGCCATCACCGCCATCGCCGCGCAATGGTATACGCTAGGCTTCCGTGCCGACAGCGACCTTCCACATTGGCTCGGTGAGGGGTGGCTCAATCCTGACCTCGCTTCTGCCGCCGCCGCAGGCCTCACGCCCGATCAAGCCGTCACCGCAGCCGAGCATGCGCTCGCTGCCGACTATCTGGACTGGTGGGAGCGCGACGACAACCCGTACGCCGCGTGTATTGCCGGTGAGACAGGTGAAGCGTGGGATCTCTACATAGACGACACATACCCCTCGCTCACCGATCACACCCGCTACTCCTTCTGCGACCGCACCGCATTCGCCGTGAAGGCCGCATGTAGCGGCCTACTCATCGTGAACTTTGCCGTTTACGCGTCACGCCGGAGGTACACTCTAGTCACGTAA
- the ctaB gene encoding Protoheme IX farnesyltransferase (Heme O synthase) (Heme B farnesyltransferase) has protein sequence MMPTSATSGAEFTRTRGRAADFISLTKPRILMMVLLTACAGFYIGSGGTPNYGVLWQVLIGTALAAGGTLALNQFLERDLDGRMTRTQLRPLPAGRLHPAEALLFGVLLTVAGLLYLAAAVNTWSSVAAAVTAGSYLFLYTPLKRKTALCVMVGAVPGALPPVIGWAAATGRLGSEACVLFAILFLWQLPHTLAIAMLHKDDYKRAGIRLLPLIDPDDILTRCRIICDCLILLAVSLLPTLMGFAGPFYFVGAFMLGISLLGCACACTIRRSTADVRRLAFASLVQLPALFLLMVLDRVPL, from the coding sequence ATGATGCCCACATCCGCAACATCAGGCGCTGAGTTCACGCGGACGCGCGGACGCGCGGCGGATTTTATATCTCTGACGAAGCCGCGTATCCTGATGATGGTGCTGCTCACCGCATGCGCGGGCTTTTATATTGGCTCCGGCGGTACGCCCAACTATGGGGTACTGTGGCAAGTACTCATCGGTACTGCGCTTGCTGCAGGTGGAACCCTCGCGCTGAATCAGTTCCTTGAGCGTGACCTGGACGGGCGGATGACGCGCACACAACTCCGGCCATTGCCTGCCGGGCGGCTCCATCCTGCGGAGGCGCTCCTGTTCGGCGTATTGCTTACAGTCGCAGGGCTGTTGTATCTGGCTGCTGCGGTCAACACCTGGAGTAGTGTTGCAGCGGCGGTGACCGCGGGAAGCTATCTATTTCTGTACACGCCGCTGAAGCGCAAGACTGCGTTATGCGTCATGGTGGGGGCGGTCCCAGGGGCGTTACCTCCGGTGATCGGCTGGGCAGCGGCTACGGGAAGGCTCGGCAGTGAAGCGTGTGTACTATTCGCCATCCTGTTTTTGTGGCAGCTTCCCCATACCCTAGCCATCGCCATGCTGCATAAGGACGATTATAAGCGAGCAGGGATTCGACTCCTCCCCCTGATCGATCCGGACGATATACTGACGAGATGTCGGATTATCTGCGACTGCCTGATCTTGCTTGCCGTCAGCCTGCTGCCGACCCTCATGGGATTCGCCGGCCCATTCTATTTCGTAGGCGCGTTTATGCTGGGTATCAGCCTGCTTGGATGCGCGTGCGCCTGTACCATCCGGCGATCGACGGCAGATGTGAGGCGGCTGGCGTTCGCATCGCTCGTACAACTTCCAGCACTGTTTTTGCTGATGGTGCTGGACAGGGTACCTTTGTAA
- a CDS encoding putative Cytochrome oxidase assembly precursor (Evidence 3 : Function proposed based on presence of conserved amino acid motif, structural feature or limited homology), producing the protein MMKNDDERLTDRIQAQAYSPWPHRFAMLTAGSTLMLIFVGGLVTNTGAGLAVPDWPTTFGYNMFLYPWSHMVGGIFYEHSHRLIGSFVGFLTLAFAIVLRLKDARRSARWLGVAAVGAVVIQGILGGLRVILVSAGSELALIHGLLAQAFFALTVSSVVLTSQEWEHNSRRAVAADVGAVKRLCVLTTGLVYLQIFFGGMLTHIGDWFLAHLLCAALVAIHVWRLAARILRPHADQVKLTWPVSLLVGLLVLQLLLGLGSYVNRFTSLEIPYAAFTRLALPTTHRITGTLMLAACIMLTLRSYRLLTSRQAVVTDGGLPAERVRA; encoded by the coding sequence ATGATGAAGAATGACGACGAGAGGTTAACGGACCGCATACAGGCGCAGGCCTATAGTCCCTGGCCCCATCGGTTCGCCATGCTGACCGCGGGATCAACGCTGATGTTGATCTTTGTCGGCGGTCTGGTGACGAATACGGGGGCCGGGCTGGCAGTACCGGATTGGCCGACGACATTCGGGTATAACATGTTCCTCTATCCATGGTCACACATGGTGGGGGGGATCTTCTACGAACACAGTCACAGACTGATCGGATCTTTCGTAGGTTTTCTGACTCTGGCATTCGCGATTGTGCTCCGGTTGAAAGACGCCAGAAGATCGGCGCGGTGGCTCGGAGTTGCGGCCGTCGGCGCGGTAGTCATCCAGGGGATACTTGGCGGCCTTCGAGTGATCCTGGTGTCGGCCGGGAGCGAACTTGCACTTATTCATGGTTTGCTGGCCCAAGCCTTCTTTGCCCTCACAGTGAGTTCGGTGGTATTGACCTCTCAGGAGTGGGAACACAACTCACGAAGAGCGGTGGCGGCTGATGTTGGAGCGGTCAAGCGGCTCTGTGTCTTGACAACCGGGTTGGTATACCTCCAGATCTTCTTTGGGGGCATGCTGACACATATCGGCGACTGGTTTCTGGCCCATCTGTTGTGTGCCGCCCTTGTCGCTATCCATGTCTGGCGCCTGGCCGCACGTATCCTGAGACCTCATGCAGATCAGGTGAAGCTGACGTGGCCCGTCAGTCTACTTGTCGGTCTGCTGGTGCTACAGCTTCTGTTGGGCCTCGGATCGTATGTGAATCGTTTTACCTCACTCGAAATCCCCTATGCAGCCTTTACCCGGTTGGCGCTGCCGACTACTCACAGAATCACGGGTACGCTGATGCTGGCAGCCTGTATCATGCTGACGTTGCGATCCTATCGGCTGTTGACGTCGCGGCAGGCTGTTGTTACCGACGGGGGATTACCCGCCGAGCGGGTGCGCGCATGA
- a CDS encoding Putative di-haem cytochrome c peroxidase (Evidence 3 : Function proposed based on presence of conserved amino acid motif, structural feature or limited homology; PubMedId : 8591033, 9202457; Product type pe : putative enzyme), whose protein sequence is MQRRTRGVLIIGVLFSTVLGLSVTGSGAEQAYKLKMPLGLQEDAAYIPPDNPLTVDKISLGQQLYFDTRLSADGTIACATCHAADKGFSDGRPTSTGIKGQVGGRNAPVTINRLFSQEQFWDGRSPSLEDQALGPVQNPIEMGHTLEGMVATLDKLSGYREQFKKAFGTGVTKDGVAKAIASFERTLLCGNSAFDKFEAGDKQALSASAQRGLTLFRAKKANCVACHTGFNFTDEGYHNLGVGMDKKDPDLGRFKVTKKESDKGAFKTPTLRNIAASAPYLHDGSAKTLEEVIDFYDKGGIKNPNLSKEIKPLKLTAQEKGDLAAFMKSLSCPNLKVAAPALPK, encoded by the coding sequence ATGCAACGCCGGACACGAGGGGTACTTATTATTGGCGTACTATTTTCCACTGTACTGGGTCTTTCCGTCACGGGAAGCGGTGCGGAACAAGCGTACAAGCTCAAGATGCCGTTGGGTCTACAGGAGGATGCGGCGTATATTCCCCCGGACAACCCTCTGACGGTCGACAAGATCAGCCTCGGTCAACAGCTCTATTTTGATACGCGGCTCTCCGCCGACGGGACTATTGCCTGCGCCACCTGCCACGCGGCGGACAAAGGGTTTTCCGACGGCCGCCCCACCTCGACGGGGATCAAAGGACAGGTCGGTGGCCGTAATGCCCCGGTAACGATTAATCGTCTCTTCAGCCAGGAGCAGTTCTGGGACGGCCGGTCCCCTTCGCTGGAAGACCAGGCGCTTGGCCCGGTGCAGAACCCCATCGAGATGGGCCACACCCTGGAGGGGATGGTGGCGACTCTGGATAAGTTGAGCGGGTATCGGGAGCAGTTCAAAAAGGCGTTCGGGACAGGCGTCACCAAAGACGGGGTTGCCAAGGCCATCGCGTCCTTCGAGCGAACCCTTCTTTGCGGCAACTCAGCCTTTGATAAGTTTGAGGCCGGAGACAAACAGGCTCTCAGTGCGAGCGCCCAGCGCGGGCTTACCCTCTTTCGTGCGAAAAAGGCGAACTGTGTCGCATGCCACACCGGCTTTAACTTCACTGATGAGGGGTATCATAACCTCGGCGTAGGTATGGACAAAAAGGACCCGGACCTCGGCCGCTTCAAGGTGACTAAGAAAGAGTCCGACAAAGGCGCCTTCAAGACGCCGACCCTGCGCAACATCGCCGCCAGTGCGCCCTATCTGCACGACGGCAGCGCCAAAACACTGGAAGAAGTGATCGACTTCTACGACAAAGGCGGCATCAAGAATCCGAACCTATCGAAGGAAATCAAGCCGCTCAAGCTGACGGCTCAGGAAAAGGGCGATCTGGCGGCGTTCATGAAGTCGCTGAGCTGCCCCAATCTCAAGGTTGCCGCGCCTGCGCTTCCTAAATAG
- a CDS encoding putative lipoprotein (Evidence 3 : Function proposed based on presence of conserved amino acid motif, structural feature or limited homology) encodes MTPSRMFLSSVAFTVTLITLTPVAYSYQEVAVTDGGTITGKVVFQGSPPPMKLIIPTKDQEVCGGIREEPHIVLSENQEVQHAVVFLKDVQTGKAWGRPAKTPDLTNLKCDFVPHVQVVPVGSDLEIISADSVLHATHGFLGKRTVFSVTLPNKGDRVTRPLKKAGVVRVECDAHGWMLGWIYVADNPYATVTAQDGTFTITDVPPGAYTLVVWQEYMGLTETPVTVKATDAVSVKIELNK; translated from the coding sequence ATGACGCCGTCGAGAATGTTCCTCAGCTCTGTTGCGTTTACGGTTACCCTCATCACCCTCACACCTGTCGCCTACTCCTATCAGGAAGTCGCCGTCACCGACGGCGGAACCATCACCGGAAAGGTGGTCTTTCAAGGTTCGCCCCCACCCATGAAGCTGATTATCCCCACGAAAGATCAGGAGGTCTGCGGAGGGATTCGCGAGGAACCTCATATTGTCCTAAGTGAGAATCAGGAAGTTCAGCATGCCGTCGTGTTTCTGAAGGACGTTCAAACCGGCAAGGCCTGGGGGCGGCCCGCAAAAACACCGGACCTGACCAATCTGAAGTGCGACTTTGTGCCTCATGTCCAGGTTGTGCCGGTCGGATCGGATCTCGAGATCATCAGCGCCGATTCGGTTCTGCACGCCACGCACGGGTTCCTGGGAAAACGGACCGTTTTTAGCGTCACTCTGCCGAATAAGGGGGACCGGGTGACACGACCCCTCAAGAAGGCCGGGGTCGTACGGGTTGAGTGCGATGCCCACGGCTGGATGCTGGGGTGGATTTACGTCGCCGACAACCCATACGCGACCGTGACGGCTCAAGACGGGACGTTCACTATTACGGATGTCCCGCCCGGCGCCTACACCCTTGTGGTCTGGCAGGAGTATATGGGGTTAACTGAGACCCCGGTTACCGTCAAGGCAACAGATGCAGTATCGGTCAAGATCGAGTTAAACAAATAG